Proteins found in one Pocillopora verrucosa isolate sample1 chromosome 12, ASM3666991v2, whole genome shotgun sequence genomic segment:
- the LOC136277505 gene encoding uncharacterized protein isoform X2, producing the protein MSRLQEESSVLGVASTSQESPSLMESEKLRVTLLGSEWSSSKGGLSTINRELAIQLAKHPNVDVSVYLPSCSDEDRRAASRHYVQLIEAQESPGFDQPIDWLVSLPNGHYPHCVIGHGVHLGRQIPHIQKQQPCKWIQVVHTAPEELGMFKSYEEAISRGEKKHRAEVRLCELADEVVAIGPKLANAYSRYLRFCKKDQHVFNLTPSIFTEFSNIEQASEERENFCVLVFGRGDHEDFELKGYDIAMEAIAQLKDESYQLKFVGAPEGKEKEVVSKLLHYGIPRSQLTVRCFKEDREQLGNLFCEADLAIMPSRTEGFGLTGLEALSAGLPVLVSGNSGLGQALEKVPGGSSCVIHSEDPKKWASAIRVICQKKRMVRLEEATLLREEYAAKYSWQRQCESLVEKMVNLVSVDPVTWQPLAASEENESSTTVAVQQEDAVEKKSRQASNEKVKRSSSSVTTQSVKRLKDAVVNKSRQASSKEVKRSSSSVATQSVKRPKDAVVNKSRQASSKEVKRSSSFVATKSVKHLKGAVVKKSRQVSNEKVKRRSSSVATQSVKRPKGSDHCLVVEHLEGEYIRRSNVKPLLWDSDIQLPIDEVYTRLEMKWRKKAYFHLTEKKVHMYEIFKPARKGEKGARMVLVEGNPGIGKTTFCLKIASDWAKKLVPVEFHFPMFQLLFLLKCCDIHEDTKDIVQAIDEQLLNDDINSKEEFLDYIRDGKNQDKILLILDGLDELPEASKKVVDRLFERKVFSRCFILATSREEKGIDVRRRYDFDTLLQIKGFTSEDAADYIRKHFKSVDPQNLSKGERLIEAVEENTYLDALRNNPLNLLLLCVVFEDFEGELPSNRTKLYQIIFRCLLRRYCSRNGLNVHRNADKALENQFKESLLVLGELAWNCLREDRRSFSEEELDKLEHSRTHVRRFPAIKLGLVFMEASSRPSQEPRHQCHFLHKTFQEFLAAFYLANQLSRRQLNLTDHSVFHKESMLGRYKEVFFFLAGILGKEGTVFFKEIVTILREDLHWDYSDAECQFLLELLKESGAADDLGKVACSLIPLPNVLELDQFQWSWLKLIRYVCEGAILEVDVASVQLTKLSLSGVQFFSKDNVNDLHGILGSSQTLTELVIGNIENMSPEVADLFAESLSSSTSLRTTTLQLFDMNTERCASNVSTLLSKLSQLECLSLEVFSVLNNIAAQAVKALFKSSLISLALIVHGDQNDCLMSTVSEGLAEETAVESLSLVVYGRVSNPGIVAVQKGVLRNRTLHSLELKVYGDIPDAWMAAVATVLAANKSWKSLIIHPNVCGKIKYEAGLLPYPILGDASLEKSLTVNVCGELSVHSLKALTEFFKESSPLSDLQLNVQSKQSNEVVDCLVDYFLANNSLSSHSIINLSGEIRSYKGTALQRLVQEGQKHSVSVHLNGHDEDHFLSGFYTLANVSSASTTFLVDGKTTTYLEVIKLLSSATTSSFNLTVNHHAAVREDWGKGVGSGLANSLTVNNHAEDMGLWASRVGDGLANSRSLTTFSLTVNNYAEDITGNWASGVGDGLANSRSLTTFSLTVNNHAKDMGLWASHVGDGLANSRSLTTFSLTVNNHAKDIMGNWASGVGHGLANSRSLTTFSLTVNNHAENIGLWGSGVGEGLANSRSLTTFSLTVNNHAKDIGRWASGVGDGLANSRSLTTFSLTVTNHTENIGLWGSGVGEGLANSRSLTTFSLTVNNYAENIIRDWDSGVSDGLANSRSLTTFSLTVNNHAKDMGRWDSGVGEGLANSRSLTTFSLTVNNYAKHIIGDWASGVGHGLANSRSLTTFSLTVNNHPEDMGLWARGVGDGLANSRSLTTFSLTVNNYAEDITGNWASGVGYGLANSRSLTTFSLTVNNHAEDMGLWASGVGDGLANSSSLTTFSLTVNNHAGEIGLWTNDLSKGLVKSGSLTTIRVAFNLYGEDRIR; encoded by the exons ATGTCTAGGCTACAAGAG gAATCATCCGTTCTTGGTGTAGCCTCTACATCACAGGAAAGCCCAAGTTTAATGGAAAGTGAAAAGCTAAGAGTTACTCTGTTAGGTAGTGAATGGAGCTCATCTAAAGGAGGCTTGTCAACTATTAACAGGGAGCTGGCAATTCAGTTAGCAAAACATCCCAATGTTGATGTCAGTGTGTATCTTCCAAGTTGTAGTGATGAGGACAGGAGAGCTGCCAGTAGACATTATGTTCAGCTGATTGAAGCCCAAGAATCGCCTGGTTTTGATCAGCCAATTGATTGGTTGGTTTCTTTACCTAATGGCCATTATCCGCACTGTGTCATAGGGCATGGAGTACATCTGGGTCGACAGATACCACACATTCAAAAGCAGCAACCTTGCAAGTGGATCCAGGTTGTTCACACAGCTCCAGAAGAACTTGGAATGTTCAAAAGTTATGAGGAAGCCATTTCCAGAGGTGAGAAGAAACATCGTGCAGAAGTACGACTTTGTGAGTTAGCTGATGAAGTGGTTGCAATTGGACCAAAGCTGGCAAATGCCTACTCTCGCTACCTTCGCTTCTGCAAAAAAGATCAACATGTATTCAACCTCACTCCAAGTATTTTTACTGAGTTCAGTAACATTGAACAGGCCTCAGAAGAAAGGGAGAACTTTTGTGTTCTAGTTTTTGGGCGTGGTGACCATGAAGATTTTGAGCTGAAAGGATATGATATTGCAATGGAAGCAATTGCCCAATTGAAAGACGAGTCATACCAGCTAAAGTTTGTTGGCGCACCtgaaggaaaagagaaagaagtgGTAAGCAAGTTGCTTCACTATGGCATTCCTCGTAGTCAACTAACTGTTCGCTGCTTCAAAGAAGATCGAGAACAGCTAGGCAATTTATTCTGTGAGGCTGATCTGGCAATCATGCCTTCAAGAACTGAAGGATTTGGTTTGACTGGGCTGGAAGCCCTATCTGCTGGTCTGCCTGTCCTTGTAAGTGGCAACTCTGGACTTGGACAAGCATTGGAGAAAGTTCCTGGTGGTTCCTCATGTGTAATTCATTCAGAGGATCCTAAAAAATGGGCCAGTGCCATCAGAGTCAtctgtcagaaaaaaaggatggTGCGACTTGAAGAAGCCACTCTTCTTCGAGAAGAGTATGCAGCAAAGTACAGCTGGCAGAGACAGTGTGAAAGTCTTGTTGAGAAAATGGTGAATCTTGTATCTG TTGATCCTGTCACTTGGCAACCATTGGCAGCAtctgaagaaaatgaatccTCAACCACTGTAGCTGTTCAACAGGAAG atgccgTAGAAAAGAAGTCCAggcaagcttcaaatgaaaaggttaaacgaAGTTCGTCCTCCGTTACCACTCAGTCTGTTAAACGccttaaag atgccgTAGTAAATAAGTCCAGGCAAGCTTCAAGTAAAGAGGTTAAACGAAGTTCGTCCTCCGTTGCCACTCAATCTGTGAAGCGccctaaag ATGCCGTAGTAAACAAGTCCAGGCAAGCTTCAAGTAAAGAGGTTAAACGAAGTTCGTCCTTTGTTGCCACTAAATCTGTGAAGCACCttaaag gTGCCGTAGTAAAGAAGTCCAGGCAAGTTTCAAATGAGAAGGTTAAACGACGTTCGTCCTCCGTTGCCACTCAATCTGTGAAGCGccctaaag GTTCTGATCATTGTCTAGTTGTGGAACACCTTGAAGGTGAATACATCAGACGCTCCAATGTAAAACCACTGCTGTGGGATAGCGACATTCAACTACCTATTGATGAAGTATACACAAGGTTGGaaatgaaatggagaaagaagGCTTACTTTCATCTAACAGAGAAGAAGGTTCACATGTATGAAATTTTCAAGCCTGCTAGGAAGGGTGAAAAGGGCGCCAGAATGGTACTTGTAGAAGGAAACCCTGGGATTGGGAAGACTACGTTTTGCCTTAAAATTGCAAGTGATTGGGCCAAAAAATTAGTACCAGTAGAGTTTCACTTCCCCATGTTTCAGTTGTTGTTTCTTCTGAAATGCTGTGATATTCACGAAGATACTAAAGACATAGTACAAGCCATCGATGAGCAACTTCTGAATGATGACATTAACAGTAAGGAAGAATTTTTGGATTACATTAGAGATGGCAAGAATCAGGACAAGATTCTTTTAATTCTGGATGGTCTTGATGAGTTACCAGAAGCATCAAAAAAAGTCGTAGATAGGCTATTTGAGAGAAAAGTTTTCTCGCGCTGTTTTATTTTGGCCACCTCAcgcgaagaaaaaggaatcgATGTCCGGCGGCGCTATGACTTTGATACACTTTTGCAGATTAAAGGGTTCACCTCAGAGGACGCTGCAGATTACATcagaaagcattttaaaagcGTCGATCCacaaaatctgtcaaaaggcGAGAGGCTCATTGAAGCTGTTGAAGAAAATACCTACCTAGATGCGCTAAGGAACAATCCGCTAAATCTACTTCTCTTGTGCGTTGTTtttgaagactttgaagggGAACTACCATCTAATCGCACTAAGCTTTACCAGATTATTTTTCGATGCTTGTTGAGGCGATATTGCTCCCGAAATGGCTTGAACGTTCATCGGAATGCCGACAAAGCCCTAGAGAATCAATTTAAAGAGTCCCTGCTTGTGCTAGGGGAGTTAGCGTGGAATTGTCTTCGAGAAGACCGCCGTTCGTTTTCGGAAGAGGAACTGGACAAGTTAGAACATTCGAGGACCCACGTGAGAAGATTTCCAGCTATCAAATTGGGCCTTGTTTTCATGGAAGCCAGTTCAAGGCCAAGTCAGGAACCAAGACATCAGTgtcattttcttcacaaaacatttcaagagtttttaGCTGCCTTTTACCTAGCGAACCAGTTGTCAAGAAGACAACTTAACCTTACTGATCATTCTGTTTTCCACAAGGAAAGTATGTTAGGTAGATAcaaagaagtatttttctttttagctgGCATATTAGGCAAGGAAGGAACGGTGTTTTTCAAAGAGATCGTAACGATTTTAAGAGAAGACTTGCACTGGGACTACTCGGACGCAGAGTGTCAGTTCTTACTTgagcttttaaaagaaagtggTGCTGCAGACGATTTAGGCAAAGTTGCCTGCTCCCTTATTCCATTACCAAACGTTTTGGAGTTGGATCAGTTCCAGTGGTCTTGGTTGAAACTTATACGATATGTGTGCGAAGGCGCCATACTCGAAGTTGATGTGGCATCAGTGCAGCTTACTAAACTGAGCCTCTCCGGCGTGCAGTTTTTCAGTAAAGACAATGTGAACGATCTCCATGGAATTCTCGGAAGCAGTCAAACTCTCACAGAGCTTGTCATTGGTAATATCGAGAACATGTCCCCTGAAGTTGCTGATCTGTTCGCTGAGAGTTTGTCGTCAAGCACTTCACTAAGAACAACCACGCTACAACTGTTTGACATGAATACTGAGAGGTGCGCCAGTAATGTTAGTACCTTGTTATCAAAGCTCTCGCAATTGGAATGTCTTTCGCTTGAAGTCTTTAGTGTTTTAAATAACATTGCTGCACAAGCCGTGAAAGCGTTATTCAAATCATCGCTAATTTCTCTCGCGCTTATTGTTCATGGGGATCAAAATGACTGTTTGATGTCGACTGTTAGTGAAGGACTTGCAGAAGAAACCGCGGTGGAGTCTCTTAGTCTTGTCGTTTATGGAAGAGTTAGCAACCCTGGAATCGTAGCAGTGCAGAAAGGTGTTCTGCGAAATAGAACTTTGCACTCTTTAGAGTTAAAGGTTTACGGAGATATCCCAGATGCGTGGATGGCAGCTGTTGCTACCGTACTGGCAGCCAATAAGTCATGGAAGTCTCTTATTATTCATCCAAATGTGTGCGGGAAAATTAAATATGAAGCAGGTTTGCTGCCCTATCCTATTCTAGGTGATGCCTCACTAGAGAAGTCATTAACCGTGAACGTCTGTGGTGAACTGAGCGTTCACAGCTTAAAAGCCCTTACAGAGTTTTTCAAGGAAAGTTCGCCACTATCTGATTTGCAGTTGAATGTCCAAAGTAAACAAAGCAATGAAGTCGTGGATTGTCTAGTAGACTATTTTCTGGCTAACAATTCACTGTCCTCACACAGTATTATTAACCTTAGTGGTGAAATCAGAAGCTACAAAGGAACTGCTCTTCAGAGATTAGTTCAAGAGGGTCAAAAGCATTCTGTCTCAGTGCACTTGAATGGTCATGATGAGGATCACTTTTTAAGTGGTTTTTATACTCTCGCCAATGTTTCGTCAGCGTCGACCACGTTTTTAGTTGATGGAAAGACTACCACATACCTTGAAGTCATCAAACTATTAAGCTCTGCGACAACATCCTCGTTCAATCTCACAGTTAATCATCACGCTGCTGTGAGGGAAGACTGGGGAAAGGGTGTGGGTAGCGGCTTGGCGAACAGTCTTacagttaacaatcacgctGAAGACATGGGACTCTGGGCCAGCcgtgtgggtgatggtttggcgaacagcagatcactaactacattcagtctcacagttaacaattacgCTGAAGACATCACGGGAAACTGGGCCAgcggtgtgggtgatggtttggcgaacagcagatcactaactacattcagtctcacagtaaACAATCACGCTAAAGACATGGGACTCTGGGCCAGCCatgtgggtgatggtttggcgaacagcaggtcactaactacattcagtctcacagttaacaatcacgctAAAGATATCATGGGAAACTGGGCCAGCGGTGTGGGTCatggtttggcgaacagcagatcactaactacattcagtctcacagttaacaatcacgctGAAAACATAGGACTCTGGGGCAGCGGTGTGGGTGAaggtttggcgaacagcagatcactaactacattcagtctcacagtaaACAATCACGCTAAAGACATTGGACGCTGGGCCAgcggtgtgggtgatggtttggcgaacagcagatcactaactacattcagtctcacagttacCAATCACACTGAAAACATTGGACTCTGGGGCAGCGGTGTGGGTGAaggtttggcgaacagcagatcactaactacattcagtctcacagttaacaattacgCTGAAAACATCATTAGAGACTGGGACAGCGGTGTGagtgatggtttggcgaacagcagatcactaactacattcagtctcacagttaacaatcacgctAAAGACATGGGACGCTGGGACAGCGGTGTGGGTGAaggtttggcgaacagcagatcactaactacattcagtctcacagttaacaattacgCTAAACACATCATTGGAGACTGGGCCAGCGGTGTGGGTCATGGcttggcgaacagcagatcactaactacattcagtctcacagttaacaatcaccCTGAAGACATGGGACTCTGGGCCAGgggtgtgggtgatggtttggcgaacagcagatcactaactacattcagtctcacagtcAACAATTACGCTGAAGACATCACGGGAAACTGGGCCAGCGGTGTGGGTTatggtttggcgaacagcagatcacttactacattcagtctcacagttaacaatcacgctGAAGACATGGGACTCTGGGCCAgcggtgtgggtgatggtttggcgaacagcagctcattaactacattcagtctaACCGTTAACAATCACGCGGGCGAAATAGGTCTTTGGACGAACGACTTAAGCAAGGGCTTGGTAAAGAGCGGTTCTTTAACAACGATAAGAGTAGCATTTAACTTGTACGGTGAGGACAGAATTCGCTAG